A genomic window from Gammaproteobacteria bacterium includes:
- a CDS encoding CoA-acylating methylmalonate-semialdehyde dehydrogenase: MGYKVEHFIKGKRTHDKEDQPHALLNPATNEHQGEVYYASPNSIELALASAKEAFATWSQTTLAKRSQILFKYKTLIEQNQNELAALITQEHGKTLADSIGSIQRGLSVVEYACGIASHLKGDFAIDASTGIDCYSLRQPLGVCVGITPFNFPAMIPLWMFPLSIACGNTFILKPSEKDPSCGLRLAELMHEAGLPDGVLNVLQGGREVVDALLHHPDIKAVSFVGSSPIAEYVYKTATSHHKRVQAFGGAKNHCIVMPDADLQDSVNSIMGAAYGSAGERCMAISVVLAVGDEVADALITRLKEKISHLSIGPGTSDVDIGPLVTQEHLQKVTSYIDLGIEEGAELVVDGRDTHKNQSGNFLGASLFDRVQPSMRIYQEEIFGPVLSVVRVPDFSTAIELTNSHQFGNGTAIFTRDPNVARTFAKEAQVGMIGINIPIPVPVAQFSFGGWKRSLFGDLHMHGQEGIQFYTKLKTITSKWPISKSGIAEYKMPTLD, from the coding sequence TTGGGGTATAAAGTAGAACATTTTATAAAGGGTAAACGCACGCATGACAAGGAAGATCAGCCCCACGCATTATTGAACCCAGCAACCAATGAACATCAAGGCGAAGTGTATTATGCTTCGCCTAATTCGATTGAGTTAGCACTTGCCTCGGCAAAAGAAGCTTTTGCAACGTGGTCTCAAACTACCCTCGCTAAGCGATCACAAATCCTTTTTAAATATAAAACGCTCATTGAACAAAATCAAAATGAACTTGCTGCTTTAATCACACAAGAACACGGTAAAACGTTGGCAGATTCGATTGGATCGATTCAACGCGGTCTTTCCGTTGTGGAATATGCGTGTGGTATCGCAAGTCATTTGAAAGGAGATTTTGCAATTGATGCTAGCACCGGCATCGATTGTTACTCTTTACGCCAACCTCTCGGCGTTTGTGTTGGGATTACGCCTTTCAATTTTCCGGCAATGATACCGCTTTGGATGTTTCCCTTATCGATTGCATGCGGCAATACCTTTATTTTAAAGCCTTCCGAAAAAGATCCTTCCTGTGGATTGCGTTTAGCAGAATTAATGCATGAAGCAGGCCTACCTGATGGTGTTTTAAATGTTCTCCAGGGAGGCAGGGAAGTGGTGGATGCCTTACTTCACCATCCCGATATTAAAGCAGTTAGTTTCGTCGGGTCTTCTCCCATTGCAGAATACGTTTATAAAACGGCAACGTCACACCATAAACGTGTCCAAGCTTTTGGAGGAGCTAAAAACCATTGTATCGTCATGCCTGATGCAGATTTACAGGACAGTGTGAATTCCATTATGGGAGCGGCCTATGGTTCTGCTGGAGAACGCTGCATGGCTATCTCAGTTGTCTTAGCCGTGGGCGATGAAGTCGCAGATGCATTAATTACTCGCCTAAAAGAAAAAATATCACATCTATCTATCGGCCCTGGCACCAGTGATGTTGATATAGGTCCATTAGTGACTCAAGAACATTTACAAAAAGTAACGTCATACATTGACCTAGGGATAGAAGAGGGCGCAGAACTGGTAGTTGATGGACGTGATACCCACAAAAATCAATCTGGCAATTTTTTAGGGGCAAGTTTGTTTGATCGTGTTCAACCTTCCATGCGGATTTATCAGGAGGAGATCTTTGGTCCCGTGTTATCCGTAGTCCGGGTGCCTGATTTTTCTACTGCCATTGAATTAACCAATAGTCACCAATTTGGTAATGGCACTGCAATTTTTACTCGCGACCCTAATGTGGCGCGAACATTTGCAAAAGAGGCGCAAGTTGGCATGATTGGCATTAATATCCCCATTCCAGTGCCGGTGGCTCAATTTAGTTTTGGGGGATGGAAACGCTCATTGTTTGGGGACCTTCATATGCATGGACAAGAAGGTATTCAATTTTATACAAAATTGAAAACGATAACCTCCAAATGGCCAATCTCTAAAAGTGGAATTGCTGAATACAAAATGCCGACCTTAGATTAG
- the mmsB gene encoding 3-hydroxyisobutyrate dehydrogenase — translation MANIGFIGLGHMGTPMVENLLQHKHTVRVFDLSEEAMAKAAALGALPMGSIKELVSNSTIIFTMLQTGEQVEQVALGEEGILTILSKEGLYIDSSSIDVVTSRKIHALAKQKKIAMIDAPVSGGVAGAKAATLTFMVGGEEENFLRAQSYLNCLGKKIIYAGPAGNGQAAKICNNMILGISMIAVSEGFLLAKKLGLDPKKFFDIASNASSQCWSMSQYCPMPGVLDNVPSSNEFTPGFTASMMLKDLKLSQEAAQYADASTPLGAEATALYSLFVEEGGASTDFSGIIKMLAGGEV, via the coding sequence ATGGCGAATATTGGATTTATTGGATTGGGGCATATGGGAACACCCATGGTAGAAAATCTGTTGCAACATAAGCACACGGTGCGAGTGTTTGATCTTTCAGAGGAAGCAATGGCGAAGGCTGCTGCGTTGGGTGCATTACCGATGGGTTCCATTAAAGAATTGGTTTCTAACTCAACAATAATATTCACCATGTTACAAACTGGCGAACAAGTTGAGCAAGTAGCGCTGGGCGAAGAGGGCATTTTAACTATTTTGTCTAAAGAGGGGCTTTATATTGATTCCTCTTCTATCGATGTAGTGACCAGTCGAAAAATCCACGCGCTAGCAAAACAAAAAAAAATCGCGATGATTGATGCGCCTGTTTCAGGAGGAGTAGCAGGAGCCAAAGCCGCTACGTTAACATTCATGGTTGGGGGTGAAGAAGAAAATTTTTTACGTGCTCAAAGTTACTTAAATTGTTTAGGTAAAAAAATTATTTACGCTGGCCCTGCCGGGAATGGTCAAGCTGCAAAAATTTGTAATAATATGATCTTAGGTATTTCAATGATTGCCGTATCAGAAGGTTTTTTATTAGCAAAAAAACTCGGGCTCGATCCTAAAAAATTTTTTGATATTGCATCGAATGCATCTAGCCAATGTTGGTCAATGTCTCAGTATTGCCCTATGCCAGGCGTGTTAGATAATGTGCCTTCGAGTAATGAATTTACGCCGGGTTTTACCGCTTCCATGATGTTGAAAGATTTGAAATTGAGTCAAGAAGCGGCACAATATGCGGATGCGAGTACGCCCTTGGGTGCTGAGGCAACCGCATTGTATTCTTTGTTTGTAGAAGAAGGCGGTGCAAGCACAGATTTTTCAGGCATTATAAAAATGCTCGCTGGGGGTGAGGTGTAA
- a CDS encoding cystathionine gamma-synthase translates to MVAGKQFCLKRRRKHVKNDSDLDIATRVIHAGQQPDPSTGAVMTPIYATSTYVQESPGKHKGFEYSRTKNPTRLAYERCIASLESGTLGLAFASGMAAVATIMELLSPGDHVVACDDLYGGTYRLFENVKKNSAGIKFTFVDFTNPELVEQAILPETKLIWVETPTNPMLKLIDLTEIVKIAKKHDLISVADNTFATPLLQRPLELGFDIVMHSATKYLNGHSDIVGGVIVVNDHPNLPEKLAYLQNAVGAIAGPFDSFLALRGLKTLAIRMERHCSNALELASWLAQHPKVEKVYYPGLPSHPQHSLATRQMEMYGGMISIVLKADLKQTVTFLEHCELFALAESLGGVESLIEHPAIMTHASIPKDKREILGIKDSFVRLSVGIESVEDLKKDLSHAFAQM, encoded by the coding sequence ATGGTTGCAGGAAAACAATTTTGCTTAAAGCGGAGACGGAAACACGTGAAAAATGATTCAGATCTAGACATAGCCACTCGTGTCATACATGCAGGTCAACAACCAGATCCTTCTACGGGTGCGGTGATGACACCTATTTATGCAACATCCACTTACGTTCAAGAAAGTCCTGGCAAACATAAGGGTTTTGAATATTCAAGAACGAAGAACCCTACTCGCTTGGCTTATGAACGTTGCATAGCCAGTTTAGAGTCAGGAACGTTGGGTTTAGCGTTTGCATCCGGAATGGCCGCTGTTGCAACTATTATGGAGTTGTTATCTCCTGGGGACCACGTTGTAGCATGTGATGATTTATACGGGGGCACCTATCGACTATTTGAAAACGTCAAAAAAAATTCTGCGGGAATTAAGTTTACCTTTGTCGATTTTACCAACCCAGAACTGGTAGAGCAGGCCATACTTCCTGAGACTAAACTAATTTGGGTAGAAACGCCGACTAATCCAATGTTAAAGCTAATTGATCTTACTGAAATTGTGAAGATTGCAAAAAAACATGATTTGATTTCAGTGGCAGACAATACTTTTGCAACCCCTCTCCTGCAACGGCCACTAGAACTTGGTTTTGATATTGTAATGCATTCTGCAACGAAATATTTGAACGGGCATTCCGATATCGTAGGCGGAGTGATTGTAGTAAATGACCACCCTAACCTGCCCGAAAAATTGGCTTATTTGCAAAATGCAGTGGGCGCTATCGCAGGTCCATTTGATAGTTTTTTGGCGCTCAGAGGATTAAAAACACTGGCAATTAGGATGGAGCGTCATTGTTCAAATGCATTAGAACTAGCAAGCTGGTTAGCGCAACATCCAAAAGTTGAAAAAGTGTATTACCCTGGTCTTCCTTCTCATCCTCAACACTCACTTGCTACCCGCCAAATGGAAATGTATGGCGGAATGATTTCAATAGTATTAAAGGCAGATCTAAAACAAACTGTTACGTTTTTAGAGCACTGTGAACTTTTTGCGCTGGCCGAAAGTTTAGGAGGAGTAGAAAGTTTAATTGAACACCCAGCGATCATGACTCACGCCTCTATACCTAAAGATAAACGAGAAATACTCGGTATCAAAGATAGTTTTGTTCGCCTATCTGTTGGAATTGAATCAGTCGAAGATTTGAAAAAAGATCTTTCACACGCCTTTGCACAAATGTAA
- a CDS encoding pyridoxal-phosphate dependent enzyme: MIIDNILQAIGKTPILPLHRVGKELDCDLYVKCEFLNPGGSVKDRIGYYMVEQAEKAGKIRPGDTLIEPTSGNTGIGIALAGAVKGYNVIITMPEKMSHEKQVVLEALGAKIYRTPTEVASDAPDSHISLAKRLRDEIPKAYILDQYANPANPEAHFKFTAQEIIDDLGDFDMLVAGVGTGGTITGLARRLKQTMPHLKVVGADPFGSILGGGTEVKSYMVEGIGYDFFPDVLENDLVDEYVKVNDKNSFTIARRLIKEEGLLVGGSSGTAVWAALQAAKNLKPGQKCLVILPDSIRNYLTKFVDDKWLQENNFA, from the coding sequence ATGATTATTGATAATATTCTGCAAGCCATCGGTAAGACACCGATTTTACCTCTTCATCGCGTTGGAAAAGAACTGGATTGTGATTTGTATGTAAAATGCGAATTTTTAAACCCAGGTGGCTCGGTTAAAGATCGAATTGGCTATTACATGGTAGAGCAAGCTGAAAAGGCGGGGAAAATTCGTCCAGGAGACACATTGATTGAACCTACCTCGGGAAATACGGGTATTGGAATAGCACTCGCCGGAGCTGTAAAAGGTTATAACGTAATCATTACCATGCCTGAAAAAATGAGTCATGAAAAACAAGTTGTTCTAGAAGCGCTGGGCGCAAAAATTTATCGAACGCCTACCGAAGTTGCTTCCGATGCGCCAGATAGCCATATTTCTTTAGCAAAGCGATTACGAGATGAAATTCCCAAAGCGTATATTTTGGATCAATATGCTAATCCAGCAAATCCTGAAGCCCACTTTAAGTTTACTGCACAAGAAATAATCGATGATTTAGGTGACTTTGACATGTTAGTGGCTGGCGTGGGAACAGGCGGAACAATCACCGGTCTTGCCCGTCGGCTCAAGCAAACTATGCCGCATCTTAAAGTAGTGGGCGCTGATCCCTTTGGATCTATATTAGGGGGTGGCACAGAAGTGAAGTCGTACATGGTTGAGGGAATTGGTTACGATTTCTTCCCCGATGTGCTTGAAAATGATTTAGTGGATGAATACGTCAAAGTGAATGATAAAAATTCTTTTACCATCGCTAGGCGCCTTATTAAAGAAGAAGGATTACTGGTCGGTGGCTCCTCCGGAACGGCGGTGTGGGCAGCGCTGCAAGCGGCAAAAAATCTTAAACCAGGCCAAAAATGCTTAGTTATTTTACCTGATTCAATTCGAAATTATCTGACCAAGTTTGTCGATGACAAATGGTTGCAGGAAAACAATTTTGCTTAA
- a CDS encoding F-box protein: MHKYKEEMLPLELQDEGETLPQNENEMLPPEVLYYILSFLKKPEILLARSVNRTWYHLIQESPVLFVPLVDGHIKNILKRRCPDKEIPDYPQDAYTVAAIAKALNSSPNPQTSRALITVKNQLSPHNLLNILQRSGESFWDAFSPHYDGQPIFGRPSLTKVALAFLGVCWFLGTVGTMAYLFADGQMSYREALQGTASRMATSFYNTHKYTAVLTLLFWFSYKLYSKYLESNAIDQEQVLDQVAQAREVSINVDTFFVSAPATLLSMSWKRENVLDSQIMKIPSADLENNDDHQENNHWQKKIN; this comes from the coding sequence ATGCACAAGTATAAAGAAGAAATGCTTCCTCTAGAGCTGCAGGATGAAGGTGAAACGCTTCCGCAGAATGAAAATGAAATGCTTCCTCCAGAGGTGCTCTATTACATTTTAAGTTTTTTAAAGAAGCCAGAGATTCTATTAGCTAGGAGCGTAAACAGAACTTGGTATCATCTTATACAAGAGAGCCCTGTTTTATTTGTCCCTCTAGTTGATGGACATATTAAAAATATTTTAAAAAGAAGATGTCCTGATAAAGAAATACCTGACTATCCTCAAGATGCATATACAGTAGCGGCAATCGCGAAGGCATTAAATTCTTCTCCAAATCCACAAACTTCTCGAGCTCTAATCACAGTTAAAAACCAACTATCGCCACACAATTTATTGAATATATTACAGCGATCAGGAGAATCTTTTTGGGATGCCTTTTCACCTCACTATGATGGACAGCCTATTTTTGGACGACCTTCACTCACTAAAGTAGCACTTGCGTTTTTAGGAGTCTGTTGGTTTCTGGGAACAGTGGGAACAATGGCTTATTTATTCGCTGATGGACAAATGAGTTATCGCGAGGCTTTACAAGGAACCGCTTCTAGAATGGCGACTTCCTTTTACAACACGCATAAGTACACTGCGGTCCTAACATTATTATTCTGGTTTAGTTATAAATTATATTCCAAATATTTAGAGTCTAACGCTATAGATCAAGAGCAGGTGCTTGATCAAGTAGCTCAGGCTCGAGAAGTTTCTATTAATGTTGACACCTTTTTCGTTTCCGCTCCGGCTACATTATTAAGCATGAGCTGGAAGCGTGAGAACGTATTGGATTCTCAAATCATGAAAATTCCTTCGGCTGATTTGGAGAATAACGATGATCATCAAGAGAATAATCATTGGCAAAAAAAGATTAATTAG
- a CDS encoding membrane integrity-associated transporter subunit PqiC has translation MKGRAGWFIFFLLFLLQGCAVNVNNNRYALNSICINPHACNSCYTLFVAEPTAQPGYDTDQIIYLQCPYQLKAYSRNRWVAPPNEMLTTLISQSMRNTCFFKAVVNAPFTGESQFRLDTRLIKLQHEFFCCPSKVRMIMHAVLVDNNCHQAIAERVFEVVVIAPQNNPYGGVLAANKATRILLSQVADFVICSIQSHPSIPIPKRFYRNISRM, from the coding sequence ATGAAGGGAAGAGCAGGGTGGTTCATTTTTTTCTTATTGTTTTTACTCCAGGGCTGTGCAGTTAACGTTAACAATAATAGATATGCACTTAATAGTATATGTATTAACCCTCATGCGTGTAATTCCTGCTACACATTATTCGTTGCAGAACCTACCGCCCAGCCAGGTTATGATACGGATCAAATAATTTATTTACAGTGCCCGTATCAACTTAAAGCGTACAGTCGAAATCGTTGGGTTGCGCCTCCTAATGAAATGCTCACCACATTAATTTCTCAAAGCATGCGTAATACTTGTTTTTTCAAAGCAGTGGTTAATGCCCCCTTTACTGGCGAATCGCAATTTAGATTAGATACTCGACTCATAAAGCTGCAGCATGAATTTTTTTGCTGTCCAAGTAAGGTGCGCATGATTATGCACGCGGTTTTAGTCGACAATAACTGTCATCAAGCCATTGCTGAGAGAGTGTTTGAAGTAGTCGTGATTGCTCCCCAAAATAATCCTTATGGTGGGGTTCTTGCTGCAAATAAGGCCACACGCATTCTGCTGTCCCAAGTGGCCGATTTTGTAATTTGCTCTATACAAAGTCATCCTTCAATTCCTATTCCTAAACGTTTTTATAGAAATATCTCAAGGATGTGA
- a CDS encoding MCE family protein — protein sequence MDPKVNYTAVGIFVVVLSMVLAVIVFWLSTEHSKKYNLYLIYMKESVAGLTNKAPVKFNGVDVGYVDTIQIDPKDPQEVKLLVKIDENTPITQSTTATLMSQGITGGTYVGLKAKTPNAAPLEKAPSEPYPVIPSEASLLVQLNEALREVTTGLRGMSEGFKGISATFQQVFNPKALASIQNILEKTSLASSQFPDAMLKIRGATVSLTAASDQVKATLQSSEGSIRNFDVALRSLTEQTLPEVYQAANSLKKTLNNVKGITSQMKQNPSVIVRGTQPLPPGPGE from the coding sequence TTGGATCCAAAAGTCAATTACACTGCAGTAGGAATATTCGTCGTCGTATTATCGATGGTCTTGGCTGTGATTGTTTTTTGGTTATCGACGGAACATTCTAAGAAATACAATCTTTATCTGATTTATATGAAAGAATCGGTGGCAGGATTGACCAATAAAGCGCCGGTGAAATTCAACGGAGTGGATGTCGGGTATGTCGACACTATTCAGATTGACCCTAAGGACCCTCAAGAAGTCAAATTGCTCGTTAAAATAGACGAAAACACACCTATCACTCAAAGCACCACAGCTACTTTAATGTCTCAAGGTATTACTGGCGGTACTTATGTGGGGCTAAAGGCTAAGACCCCGAATGCAGCTCCTTTAGAAAAAGCTCCTTCTGAGCCTTATCCCGTAATCCCTTCTGAAGCTTCATTGCTAGTGCAACTTAATGAAGCACTGCGCGAAGTCACCACGGGTTTAAGGGGAATGAGTGAAGGCTTTAAAGGTATTAGTGCTACTTTTCAACAGGTGTTTAATCCCAAAGCATTAGCCTCAATACAAAATATTTTAGAAAAAACATCGCTCGCTAGTAGTCAATTTCCCGATGCTATGCTCAAAATTAGAGGCGCCACGGTTAGTCTCACTGCTGCAAGTGATCAAGTTAAAGCGACACTCCAAAGCAGCGAAGGATCCATTAGAAATTTTGATGTCGCCCTTAGAAGCTTAACAGAACAAACTCTGCCTGAAGTTTATCAAGCAGCAAATTCATTAAAGAAAACGCTCAACAATGTCAAAGGCATTACCTCACAAATGAAACAAAATCCTTCGGTGATTGTCCGAGGTACTCAACCACTTCCGCCTGGTCCAGGAGAATAA
- a CDS encoding ATP-binding cassette domain-containing protein, producing MIKPTQHDKEVIIKVSDVTLRVNHQDILKDINVDIYKDEIFGIVGQSGCGKTTLLRSILMLDNVSKGSIRIFGKDITRITEKKAIDIQRRWGVMFQQNALFSSLTVLENVLFPLRTQTDLPLTLQKEIAYLKIALAGLPLDAGNKYPSELSGGMAKRAALARAIALDPELLLLDEPGSGLDPHSAQALDQLILDLRKALNLTIIVVTHDLDTLWRVTDRVAFLGEGQILATLPIDKLVKESHPSIKEYFSGQRAERTHESETSKPVKE from the coding sequence ATGATAAAACCCACGCAACACGACAAAGAAGTAATCATCAAAGTAAGTGATGTCACGTTAAGAGTAAACCACCAAGATATTCTGAAAGATATCAATGTCGATATTTATAAGGATGAGATTTTTGGCATAGTGGGGCAGAGCGGTTGCGGTAAAACCACGTTACTTAGAAGTATCTTAATGCTCGATAACGTAAGTAAAGGCTCTATTAGAATTTTTGGTAAAGACATCACACGCATTACTGAAAAAAAGGCGATCGACATTCAGCGACGTTGGGGAGTTATGTTCCAACAAAATGCCTTATTTAGCTCGCTTACTGTTCTTGAAAATGTGTTGTTTCCACTGCGCACTCAAACAGATCTACCTCTAACGTTACAAAAAGAAATTGCCTATCTTAAAATAGCGTTGGCAGGCTTACCTCTGGATGCGGGCAATAAATATCCGTCTGAATTAAGCGGTGGGATGGCGAAAAGAGCAGCGCTTGCGCGGGCAATTGCATTAGACCCAGAACTACTTTTATTAGATGAGCCTGGTTCTGGCCTTGATCCTCATAGCGCTCAAGCGTTAGATCAGTTAATCTTAGACTTACGTAAAGCGCTAAATTTGACTATCATAGTAGTCACCCACGATTTAGATACTTTATGGAGAGTCACTGATCGTGTGGCTTTTTTAGGCGAAGGACAAATTCTTGCTACCTTACCTATCGATAAGCTGGTAAAAGAAAGTCATCCCAGTATTAAAGAATACTTTAGCGGACAAAGAGCAGAACGTACGCATGAATCTGAAACTTCAAAGCCTGTAAAGGAGTAG
- a CDS encoding ABC transporter permease, with the protein MDRAYIHPLKPADIKLEDNHLYIKGDWTKHHINLIQKKSKRIRRISGRELTLDASQLGRLDTAGAITLQKLINRISKKWLTPNMVGFNNEHQALLQLIAGKEESLSHIPKTPPPESVFTSIGRETIKKIVQINAYLAFLGQFAIMFFHSIRHFSELQWRSFLNSINEMGYRALPIIALLSFLIGVVLAYQLGVQLETYGANAYIVNLLGQAVLREFGPLITAIIGAGRTSSAITAQLGTMKINQEIDALKTMGFSPFDILVIPRVVASLVAFPLLILWADIFGVMGGMIMTKAFFGTQYGDFLSRFRDVVDVNTLLVGLSKAPVFALIISMVGCFQGLNVSTTADSVGIQTTKSVVQAIFLIIIADAIFSIVYSKLNI; encoded by the coding sequence ATGGATAGGGCGTACATACATCCCCTAAAGCCAGCAGATATAAAATTAGAAGACAATCACCTTTACATTAAAGGTGATTGGACTAAACACCATATAAATTTGATACAGAAAAAATCTAAAAGAATACGCCGCATCTCTGGCCGAGAACTTACATTAGATGCATCACAGCTAGGTCGTCTTGATACAGCAGGCGCTATCACCTTACAAAAATTAATCAACCGAATAAGCAAAAAATGGCTTACTCCTAACATGGTTGGGTTTAACAATGAACATCAGGCCTTACTCCAATTAATTGCTGGCAAGGAAGAAAGCTTATCGCATATTCCTAAAACGCCCCCTCCTGAAAGCGTTTTTACCTCCATTGGCAGAGAAACGATAAAGAAAATAGTCCAGATTAATGCATATTTAGCCTTTCTGGGCCAATTTGCCATAATGTTCTTTCATTCCATCCGACACTTCAGTGAGTTGCAGTGGCGATCCTTCCTCAATTCCATTAATGAAATGGGTTACCGGGCACTTCCCATCATCGCTTTGTTGTCATTTTTGATAGGAGTGGTACTTGCTTATCAATTGGGTGTTCAATTAGAAACCTATGGGGCCAATGCCTATATTGTCAACTTGCTCGGGCAAGCTGTACTAAGAGAATTTGGGCCCTTGATTACAGCAATAATTGGAGCGGGCAGGACTAGTTCTGCCATTACAGCACAGCTCGGAACGATGAAAATAAATCAAGAGATCGATGCGCTCAAAACCATGGGCTTTTCCCCCTTTGACATTCTCGTTATTCCCCGTGTCGTCGCCTCCCTGGTCGCCTTTCCTTTATTAATCCTCTGGGCCGATATTTTTGGAGTGATGGGTGGCATGATAATGACCAAGGCTTTTTTTGGCACCCAATATGGAGATTTTTTAAGTCGTTTTAGAGATGTAGTAGATGTAAACACATTGTTGGTCGGACTAAGTAAAGCCCCCGTGTTTGCATTAATTATTTCAATGGTGGGTTGTTTTCAGGGACTCAACGTGTCAACGACGGCTGATAGTGTAGGTATTCAAACCACCAAAAGCGTGGTTCAGGCCATCTTTCTAATTATTATTGCAGACGCTATTTTTTCCATCGTCTACAGCAAGTTAAATATTTAG
- a CDS encoding DUF3862 domain-containing protein — MNRITKLLVTLVLALVLVSCTSSINKKNFDLIESGMTYPEVVAILGEPSTSATLSLGDSTGTSTYWENRNGKISIQFINGRVKIKQFVEGVTTPREEW, encoded by the coding sequence ATGAATAGGATTACCAAGCTACTCGTTACCCTAGTCCTTGCCTTAGTGCTTGTCTCCTGCACATCAAGTATCAATAAAAAAAATTTCGATCTCATCGAAAGTGGCATGACCTATCCAGAGGTTGTCGCCATTCTGGGTGAACCCAGTACTAGCGCCACTCTCAGCTTAGGAGACTCAACTGGCACCAGTACCTACTGGGAAAATAGAAACGGCAAGATATCTATTCAATTCATTAATGGTCGGGTAAAGATTAAGCAATTTGTAGAGGGTGTCACTACACCACGAGAGGAGTGGTAG
- a CDS encoding M48 family metallopeptidase — protein sequence MPDWPPPYTIKKSLNSKRISLRISSSKGLVIVIPKRESQKRAIEFLNSKFNWVQKHLHLLQSKNNLITVPETVFLCSINETWTIDYSPEMGCRAIIGCDEQQKRIRLKGPIEATIPLLKKWLRTKATRHLLSMLEECSQKIGLPYNLAKVRYQTSRWGSCSKAKNISLNCKLLLLPFEITRYVIVHELVHTIVFDHSALFWKEVARIIPDYKALRQQLKTIEQQLPNWVY from the coding sequence ATGCCTGATTGGCCTCCGCCTTATACAATTAAAAAGAGTTTAAATAGTAAACGGATTTCTCTACGTATTTCTTCAAGTAAGGGATTAGTTATTGTTATCCCTAAAAGGGAAAGCCAGAAAAGAGCAATAGAGTTTTTAAATTCTAAGTTTAATTGGGTACAGAAGCATCTACACTTATTACAGTCAAAAAATAACTTAATCACGGTGCCAGAAACAGTATTTCTTTGCAGTATCAATGAAACCTGGACAATTGACTACTCGCCAGAAATGGGGTGCCGTGCAATTATCGGTTGTGATGAGCAACAAAAAAGAATACGACTTAAAGGTCCGATTGAGGCAACCATCCCTTTATTAAAAAAATGGCTACGTACTAAAGCAACGCGACATTTATTATCCATGCTCGAAGAATGTAGTCAAAAAATTGGACTTCCCTATAATCTTGCAAAAGTAAGATATCAAACTTCTCGTTGGGGCAGTTGTTCTAAAGCTAAAAATATTAGTCTCAATTGTAAATTGTTACTCTTGCCCTTTGAAATAACTCGGTATGTCATAGTGCATGAACTCGTTCACACCATCGTTTTTGATCATTCTGCTCTTTTTTGGAAGGAAGTGGCAAGAATAATCCCAGACTACAAAGCGTTGCGCCAGCAGCTTAAAACTATAGAACAGCAACTGCCAAATTGGGTATACTGA
- a CDS encoding peptidyl-prolyl cis-trans isomerase codes for MITLITNLGTIELELDNENTPDTSANFKKYAEAGHYNNTIMHRVIPGFVVQGGGFENGMTQKKTRAPISNEAKKGIKNHRGTVAMARTGDPHSATSQFFINLKDNHFLDYTSETPQGWGYCVFAKVVKGLDIVDKMAQVATTTKSGHENVPVEDIIIEKVVVDEKLDA; via the coding sequence ATGATTACTTTAATAACAAATTTAGGCACTATTGAGTTAGAACTCGATAACGAAAACACCCCAGATACAAGTGCAAATTTTAAAAAATATGCCGAAGCAGGGCATTATAATAACACAATTATGCATCGAGTCATTCCCGGGTTTGTTGTTCAAGGTGGGGGCTTTGAGAACGGTATGACCCAGAAAAAGACCCGAGCTCCCATTAGTAACGAAGCAAAAAAGGGCATAAAAAATCATCGCGGTACGGTAGCGATGGCGAGAACCGGCGACCCTCATTCTGCGACATCTCAATTTTTTATTAACTTAAAAGATAACCACTTTTTAGATTACACCTCTGAAACTCCACAAGGGTGGGGATACTGTGTGTTCGCAAAAGTTGTGAAAGGTCTAGATATAGTTGACAAAATGGCACAAGTTGCAACAACGACCAAGTCTGGCCATGAAAATGTTCCTGTTGAAGATATCATTATCGAAAAAGTAGTTGTGGATGAAAAGCTTGATGCCTGA